In Gossypium arboreum isolate Shixiya-1 chromosome 6, ASM2569848v2, whole genome shotgun sequence, the following are encoded in one genomic region:
- the LOC108486369 gene encoding ankyrin repeat-containing protein ITN1-like, with amino-acid sequence MASSSIQEGGDMDLEKGLESPHPSHNSGMEASPIPSPSSTAAAPTPALILTNTGKRIDRMGSSLTSCSSGVTDHSATPSPSSIAKTPALILSNSAKRIDRMSSSLTSSSSGTGEPSATPSPSSTANAPALVLSNSGKRIDQAAKKKYVKQVTGRHNDTELHLAAQRGDLAAVKQILADIDSQMMKTASGEDFDMEVSEIQASVVNEVNELGETALFTAAEKGHLDVVKELLKYSNKETVTKKNKSRFDPLHIAASQGHHDIVQVLLDHDPSLCQTFGPSNATPLISAATKGHTAVVNELLLRDGGLLEGTRSNGKNALHLAARQGHIDVVKALLSKDAQLARRTDKKGQTALHMAVKGQSCEVVKLLLEADAAIVMLPDKFGNTALHVATRKKRAEIVHELLSLPDTNVNALTRDHKTALDLAEGLPLSAESTEIKSCLSRCGALRANELNQPRDELRQTVTQIKKDVHTQLEQTKRTNKNVHNISKELRKLHREGINNATNSVTVVAVLFATVAFAAIFTVPGGDQDSGVAVVVKSSSFKIFFIFNAIALFTSLAVVVVQITLVRGETKAEKQVVEVINKLMWLASVCTSVAFMASSYIVVGRKHKWAAILVTVVGGLIMAGVLGTMTYYVVRSKRTRRKRGKNSRRSGSNSLLHSDFTNSEVEVDRIYAL; translated from the exons ATGGCCTCTTCTTCAATCCAAGAAG GTGGAGATATGGATCTGGAGAAAGGACTGGAGAGTCCACATCCGAGTCATAATTCTGGCATGGAAGCTTCGCCAATACCATCACCGTCCTCAACTGCAGCAGCGCCGACTCCGGCTTTGATCCTAACAAATACTGGCAAGCGTATCGATAGAATGGGAAGTAGCCTCACTAGTTGCAGTTCCGGTGTTACAGACCACTCAGCAACACCATCACCCTCGTCTATAGCAAAGACACCAGCTTTGATCCTATCGAATTCTGCTAAGCGAATTGACAGAATGTCCAGTAGCCTCACCAGTTCCAGTTCTGGTACTGGAGAACCCTCGGCAACTCCATCACCATCATCAACAGCAAATGCCCCTGCTCTGGTCCTGTCGAATTCCGGCAAGCGCATTGATCAGGCTGCCAAAAAGAAATACGTGAAGCAGGTAACTGGACGCCATAATGACACTGAGCTGCACTTGGCAGCGCAGCGTGGTGATTTGGCTGCTGTAAAGCAGATTCTTGCCGACATTGATTCTCAGATGATGAAGACTGCGAGTGGGGAAGATTTCGATATGGAGGTTTCAGAGATACAGGCTAGTGTGGTAAACGAGGTGAATGAGTTGGGGGAGACTGCCTTGTTTACTGCTGCAGAGAAAGGGCATCTTGATGTTGTCAAGGAGTTGTTAAAATACTCAAACAAAGAGACCGTTACTAAGAAGAACAAATCTAGGTTTGATCCATTGCATATTGCTGCAAGCCAAGGGCACCATG ATATTGTACAGGTACTCCTAGATCATGATCCCAGCCTATGCCAAACATTCGGGCCGTCAAATGCAACCCCTCTTATCTCTGCAGCTACCAAAGGGCATACAGCGGTAGTCAATGAGCTGCTACTGAGAGATGGTGGCTTGCTAGAGGGTACAAGATCAAATGGGAAAAACGCATTACATCTAGCTGCTCGACAGGGGCACATAGATGTCGTAAAAGCGTTGCTGAGCAAAGATGCACAGTTGGCGAGAAGAACTGACAAGAAAGGACAAACGGCATTGCACATGGCTGTTAAAGGACAGAGCTGCGAAGTGGTGAAGTTGCTTCTCGAGGCAGATGCGGCTATTGTGATGCTCCCGGACAAGTTCGGGAACACTGCACTGCATGTCGCCACTAGGAAAAAGAGAGCAGAG ATCGTACATGAGTTGTTGTCCCTTCCTGATACAAATGTCAATGCACTCACCAGAGACCATAAAACAGCCCTTGACTTAGCTGAAGGGCTTCCCCTCTCTGCAGAGTCCACAGAAATAAAGAGCTGCCTTTCTCGCTGCGGTGCTCTCAGAGCTAATGAACTGAATCAACCTAGAGACGAGTTGAGGCAGACTGTGACACAAATTAAGAAAGATGTCCATACGCAGCTTGAGCAAACCAAAAGAACAAACAAAAATGTTCATAATATTTCAAAGGAACTTAGAAAACTCCACCGAGAAGGAATCAATAATGCCACCAATTCCGTGACTGTGGTAGCTGTTCTATTTGCAACTGTTGCTTTTGCAGCTATATTTACCGTGCCTGGAGGAGATCAAGATAGTGGAGTTGCCGTGGTGGTAAAATCAAGTTCTTTTAAAATCTTCTTCATCTTCAATGCTATTGCTCTCTTCACCTCTTTGGCTGTTGTTGTTGTTCAAATTACGTTGGTCCGAGGTGAAACCAAAGCCGAGAAGCAGGTAGTGGAAGTGATTAACAAGTTGATGTGGTTGGCTTCTGTGTGTACTTCAGTTGCCTTTATGGCCTCCTCGTATATAGTGGTTGGCCGGAAACATAAGTGGGCTGCTATTTTGGTTACCGTTGTAGGGGGTCTGATTATGGCTGGGGTTCTTGGCACCATGACTTATTATGTGGTGAGATCGAAGAGGACTAGAAGGAAGAGGGGAAAGAATTCAAGGAGGAGCGGATCCAACTCGTTGCTTCATTCCGACTTCACTAATTCGGAAGTTGAAGTCGATAGGATTTATGCCCTCTAA